TGATCTCGTCGGTTTCGGCCGTGAGGAGATGATGTTCCACCACACCGGCCAGCTGGGCGAGCCACCACGCCGTGATCTGCGTGAGGACGGCGCCCTTGTACGGAATGGCTTCCGTCATGACGACATCGAACGCGCTGATGCGATCGGTGGTCACCATGAGCAGACGATCGTCGTCCACCGCGTACACGTCACGCACCTTGCCGCGACGTACCAGCGGCAAGGGCAGGTCGGTCCGACTCAGGGCGATGGCGCTCATACCCGCACCTCCTCGACATCTGCCGCCGCACGTTCCCGGGCCAGCCACGGCGCCACGTGTTCGTCGAGGAATTCCTCCACCTGCTGTGGAGCGCGGCCCACGAAACGGGCCGGTTCGGCCACCGACTGCAGATCTTCGAGGGAGACACCGAATGCCGGATCGGCTGCCAGCCGCTCGAGCATGTCGTTGCGCGGCGCGCCGTCCTTCACCGCGCGCGCGGCCGCGATGCTGTGTCCACGGATGATCTCGTGGGCCTCCTGACGATCGCCACCGGCGCGCACGAACCGCACGATGAGTTCCTCGGTGGCCATGAACGGCAGTTCATCGTCCACCCGCCGGCGGATGCGTGCCGGATGCACCTCGAGGCCGCGCGTCACGTTCTGCATCAGCACCAGAATGGCGTCCGTGGCGAGAAACGATTCGGGAATGGCCAGGCGACGGTTGGCCGAATCGTCGAGCGTGCGCTCGAAGTACTGCACGGCGTGCGTCTGATTGGCATTCGGCTCGAGCGACAGCACGAACCGCGCGAGGGCCGCGATGCGCTCGGAGCGCATGGGATTGCGCTTGTACGCCATGGCCGAGGAGCCGATCTGGTTCTTCTCGAACGGTTCTTCGAGTTCGCCGAACGCCTGCAGCATGCGGATGTCACCCGAGAACTTGGACGCGGTGGCGGCAATGCCGGCCACCACACCCAGCACCTGCGCATCCACTTTGCGGGAGTACGTCTGTCCGCTCACGGGGATGGAAGCCTTGAAGCCCATCCGCTCACAGACCATGCGATCGAGCTCGCGGACCTTCGCGTGATCGCCATCGAAGAGCGTGAGGAAGCTGGCCTGCGTGCCCGTCGTGCCCTTCACGCCGCGGAAAGGCAGCGAGTCGATGCGGTATTCGAGATCCTCGAGATCGAGCAGCAGATCCTGCATCCAGAGTGTGGCGCGCTTGCCCACGGTGGTGAGCTGCGCGGGTTGGAGATGCGTGTATCCCAGCGCCGGCACATCCTTCCATTCCCGTGCAAACGTGCCAAGCGCATCGAGCACATCGAGCAGCTTCTCACGCAGCAGCGAGAGTCCGCGACGCATGAGCACCAGCTCGGTGTTGTCGGTGACGTAGCAGCTCGTGGCGCCCAGATGGATGAACTTGCGGGCCGCTGGCGCCACGTCGCCGAAGGCGTGCACATGCGCCATGACGTCGTGCCGGAACGATTTTTCGTACGCCGCCACGGCCGTGAAGTCGATGTCGTCGAGATGGGCGCGCATCTCCGCGATCGCCTCATCGGGAATCGCGATACCCAGCGCCTGCTGCGACTCGGCCAGTGCGAGCCAGAGACGGCGCCAGAGACCATACCGCGTCTGTCCACCCCACAGGGCGAGCATCGCCTTCGAGGCGTAGCGGTCGGCAAGCGGTGACTGGAACGTGGCGTGCGGAGAACGATCGGATGCGGTCACGGAACTCAACGAAGGGTGAACTGCGTCTGGAAATACTGGCGGTTGCGCTCGAAGACGAGGGCGATGGGACCGCGCGCGCCCTGCTGATCGATGGCGGTGGACACGTCCTGCGCGGATGACACCCGCATGCGTCCCACCTGCGCGATCACGTCGCCTTCCTGCAGACCGATCTCGTCACGGATGCGGTCGGACACCTTGAACACGAGCGCGCCGCTGTTGGAGGCGATCCCGCGTTCGAGGCGGATGGCATCGGTGAGCGTCACGAGTTGCAGTTCGCGCAACACGGTGACCTTGGGGGCGGTCACTTCCGGTGCGTCGGCGACCTGCAGCGTGAACGGCATGTCGCGTCCGGCGCGTCGCGCGGTGATGGTCAGCGACTCCCCCACACGGAGATCGAGCAGACGCGCTTCCCATTCGTAGGGGTTGCGCACGGCGCGATTGCCGACCGCCGTGATCTGATCACCCACCCGCACACCGGCGCGTTCGGCGGGTGAACCAGGCGCGACACGCGCCACGACGGCACCCACCGACGCCACTTCGCGCGCGCTCTGCACCTGCGGGGTTTCGAGGCGGATGCCCACCCACGGCTGCCGCACCGATCCATGTTCGAGCAGATCTTCGACGATGCGCTTGGTGCGATCGATCGGAATGGCAAAACCGAGACCGACCGATCCTCCACTCGGCGAATAGATCGAACTGTTCACGCCGATCACTTCGCCCGTCGCGTTCACCAGGGGCCCGCCGGAATTGCCGGGATTGATGGCGGCATCGGTCTGGATCATGTCGATGTACACGCCGCCGCCTTCGGTGCGACCGGCGAGATTGCGGCCCACCGCGCTCACCACGCCGACGGACACACTCGGTTCGTTGTTGCCGAGGACGAACCCGAACGGATTGCCGATGGCGATGGTCCACTCGCCCACGATCAGATCGCTGGACCGTCCGAGCGGCGCAATGGGCAGATTCTTCGCATCGATGCGAACCACCGCGAGATCGTTCGTTTCATCCACTCCGACGATCTTCGCGCTGTACGTGGTGCCGTCGCGCATGGCGACGGACACGCTGGTGGCGCCACTGATGACATGGGCATTGGTGACGATGACCCCATCGTTGCGCACCACGAATCCCGAACCGATGCCCGCATTGCGACGTTCGCCCGAACGCCCACCCATGAAGTACTCGAAAAAATCGGCCGGCACACGCTGCACGGTTTCCGTCTGCACCGTGACCACCGCCGGCGCCACACGCTCCACGGCGGTGGTGATGGCGGTGCGACGCGAGGCGTCGACACTCTGGGCTGGAACCGGACCGGTCGCCCGCGGTGGGGCCGGCGGCAGTGTGCGCGACTGCGCGCCCGAGTCGGCGGGGTTGGCGCCTTCGCAACCGGCCAGCACCAGGGCCACCAGGCCCACCAGGGTTGCACGGGAGTTGGGCCATGACCGGCGACACGGCATCACGGCACGGGGGAACCAGGACTGTTGCACGTCAGGGCTCCGTGGCATAGAGCGCATTCGGGTACGTGACTTCGCGCAACGACAGACCGTGCGCGGGAGCGGGCGGCGATGTATCGGCGTTGTCGGGTGTGAGCAGCAACCGCGCAATCGTCCCGCGCGGCCGGCGCCCCAGGGCCACATCGATCATCGTCCCGACC
The nucleotide sequence above comes from Gemmatimonas aurantiaca. Encoded proteins:
- the purB gene encoding adenylosuccinate lyase, with protein sequence MTASDRSPHATFQSPLADRYASKAMLALWGGQTRYGLWRRLWLALAESQQALGIAIPDEAIAEMRAHLDDIDFTAVAAYEKSFRHDVMAHVHAFGDVAPAARKFIHLGATSCYVTDNTELVLMRRGLSLLREKLLDVLDALGTFAREWKDVPALGYTHLQPAQLTTVGKRATLWMQDLLLDLEDLEYRIDSLPFRGVKGTTGTQASFLTLFDGDHAKVRELDRMVCERMGFKASIPVSGQTYSRKVDAQVLGVVAGIAATASKFSGDIRMLQAFGELEEPFEKNQIGSSAMAYKRNPMRSERIAALARFVLSLEPNANQTHAVQYFERTLDDSANRRLAIPESFLATDAILVLMQNVTRGLEVHPARIRRRVDDELPFMATEELIVRFVRAGGDRQEAHEIIRGHSIAAARAVKDGAPRNDMLERLAADPAFGVSLEDLQSVAEPARFVGRAPQQVEEFLDEHVAPWLARERAAADVEEVRV
- a CDS encoding trypsin-like peptidase domain-containing protein, with the translated sequence MPCRRSWPNSRATLVGLVALVLAGCEGANPADSGAQSRTLPPAPPRATGPVPAQSVDASRRTAITTAVERVAPAVVTVQTETVQRVPADFFEYFMGGRSGERRNAGIGSGFVVRNDGVIVTNAHVISGATSVSVAMRDGTTYSAKIVGVDETNDLAVVRIDAKNLPIAPLGRSSDLIVGEWTIAIGNPFGFVLGNNEPSVSVGVVSAVGRNLAGRTEGGGVYIDMIQTDAAINPGNSGGPLVNATGEVIGVNSSIYSPSGGSVGLGFAIPIDRTKRIVEDLLEHGSVRQPWVGIRLETPQVQSAREVASVGAVVARVAPGSPAERAGVRVGDQITAVGNRAVRNPYEWEARLLDLRVGESLTITARRAGRDMPFTLQVADAPEVTAPKVTVLRELQLVTLTDAIRLERGIASNSGALVFKVSDRIRDEIGLQEGDVIAQVGRMRVSSAQDVSTAIDQQGARGPIALVFERNRQYFQTQFTLR